From the genome of Globicephala melas chromosome 11, mGloMel1.2, whole genome shotgun sequence, one region includes:
- the ABTB1 gene encoding ankyrin repeat and BTB/POZ domain-containing protein 1 isoform X8: MDTCDLFSSCRKGDVGRVRYLLEQRDVEVNVRDKWDSTPLYYACLCGHEELVLYLLANGARCEANTFDGERCLYGAQSEAIRRALRDYKQVTASYRRRDYYYSCLLRLLEQGIHSDVVFLVHGKSFRAHRCILGARSTYFAHMLDTKWKGKSVVVLRHPLINPVAFGALLQYLYTGCLDVGVEHVGDCERLAKQCQLWDLLGDLEAKLASKPGTCVKVLTIEPPQVDPRLREDLALLADCALPPELRGDLGELPFPCDGFSSCPDVCFRVDGYSFLCHKAFFCGRSDYFRALLDDHFRENEELEASGGLLAITLHEVSPAVFTHVLYYVYSDHTELPPELAYDVLSVADMYLLPGLKQLCGRGLAQLLDEDSVVGVWRVAKLFGLARLEDQCTKYMAKVIEKLLEREDFVEAVKEEAAAVTARQETDSIPLVDDIRFHLGSTAQTCSAMEQAERQLRALEDLLASVGLDC; the protein is encoded by the exons ATGGATACCTGCGACCTGTTCTCCAGCTGCAGGAAGGGGGACGTGGGCCGAGTGCG GTACCTGCTGGAGCAGCGAGACGTGGAGGTGAATGTGCGGGACAAGTGGGACAGCACCCCCTT GTACTATGCCTGCCTCTGTGGACACGAAGAGCTGGTGCTCTACCTGCTAGCCAACG GAGCCCGCTGCGAGGCCAACACCTTCGATGGGGAGCGCTGTCTCTACGGGGCCCAGAGCGAGGCCATCCGCCGGGCCCTGCGTGACTACAAGCAGGTGACGGCCTCCTACCGGCGGCGGGACTACTACTATAGCTGCCTGCTGCG CCTCCTGGAGCAGGGCATCCACAGCGACGTGGTCTTCTTAGTGCACGGCAAGTCCTTCCGGGCACATCGCTGCATCCTGGGTGCTCGCAGCACCTACTTCGCACACATGCTCGACACCAAATGGAAGGGCAAGAGTGTCGTGGTCCTCAGGCACCCTCTG ATCAACCCCGTGGCCTTTGGGGCCCTCCTGCAGTACCTGTACACAG GCTGCCTGGACGTCGGTGTGGAGCATGTCGGCGACTGTGAGCGTCTGGCCAAGCAGTGCCAGCTGTGGGACCTGCTCGGCGACCTGGAGGCCAAGT TGGCTTCCAAGCCAGGCACGTGTGTGAAGGTGCTGACCATTGAGCCCCCCCAGGTAGACCCCCGGCTGCGGGAGGACCTGGCCCTGCTGGCCGACTGTGCCCTGCCCCCCGAGCTCCGG GGTGATCTTGGCGAGCTGCCCTTCCCTTGCGACGGCTTCAGCAGCTGTCCTGATGTCTGCTTCCGAGTGGACGGTTACAGCTTCCTCTGTCATAAG GCCTTCTTCTGTGGCCGCAGCGATTACTTCCGGGCCCTGTTGGATGACCACTTCCGTGAGAACGAGGAGCTGGAGGCGTCAGGCGGCCTCCTGGCCATCACCCTGCACGAGGTCTCGCCCGCCGTCTTCACCCATGTGCTGTACTACGTCTACAGTGACCACACCGAG ctgcctcccgaGTTGGCCTACGACGTGCTGAGTGTGGCTGACATGTACCTGTTGCCAGGCCTGAAGCAGCTGTGTGGCCGTGGCCTGGCCCAGCTGCTGGACGAGGACAGCGTGGTGGGCGTGTGGCGCGTGGCCAAGCTGTTTGGCCTGGCGCGCCTGGAGGACCAGTGCACGAAGTACATGGCCAAGGTCATCGAGAAG CTGCTGGAGCGGGAGGACTTCGTGGAGGCGGTGAAGGAGGAGGCCGCGGCCGTGACGGCCCGGCAGGAGACGGACTCCATCCCGCTGGTGGACGACATCCGCTTCCACTTGGGCAGCACCGCGCAGACGTGCAGCGCCATGGAGCAGGCAGAGCGGCAGCTGCGGGCGCTGGAGGACCTGCTGGCGTCTGTCGGCCTGGACTGCTGA
- the ABTB1 gene encoding ankyrin repeat and BTB/POZ domain-containing protein 1 isoform X4: MDTCDLFSSCRKGDVGRVRYLLEQRDVEVNVRDKWDSTPLYYACLCGHEELVLYLLANGARCEANTFDGERCLYGAQSEAIRRALRDYKQVTASYRRRDYYYSCLLRLLEQGIHSDVVFLVHGKSFRAHRCILGARSTYFAHMLDTKWKGKSVVVLRHPLINPVAFGALLQYLYTGCLDVGVEHVGDCERLAKQCQLWDLLGDLEAKCRPPAAGGPGPAGRLCPAPRAPVVLYLSQRGAAVVLQDELERALGRGRLLSRLLPALVAPALLSPARVILASCPSLATASAAVLMSASEWTVTASSVISDYFRALLDDHFRENEELEASGGLLAITLHEVSPAVFTHVLYYVYSDHTELPPELAYDVLSVADMYLLPGLKQLCGRGLAQLLDEDSVVGVWRVAKLFGLARLEDQCTKYMAKVIEKLLEREDFVEAVKEEAAAVTARQETDSIPLVDDIRFHLGSTAQTCSAMEQAERQLRALEDLLASVGLDC, encoded by the exons ATGGATACCTGCGACCTGTTCTCCAGCTGCAGGAAGGGGGACGTGGGCCGAGTGCG GTACCTGCTGGAGCAGCGAGACGTGGAGGTGAATGTGCGGGACAAGTGGGACAGCACCCCCTT GTACTATGCCTGCCTCTGTGGACACGAAGAGCTGGTGCTCTACCTGCTAGCCAACG GAGCCCGCTGCGAGGCCAACACCTTCGATGGGGAGCGCTGTCTCTACGGGGCCCAGAGCGAGGCCATCCGCCGGGCCCTGCGTGACTACAAGCAGGTGACGGCCTCCTACCGGCGGCGGGACTACTACTATAGCTGCCTGCTGCG CCTCCTGGAGCAGGGCATCCACAGCGACGTGGTCTTCTTAGTGCACGGCAAGTCCTTCCGGGCACATCGCTGCATCCTGGGTGCTCGCAGCACCTACTTCGCACACATGCTCGACACCAAATGGAAGGGCAAGAGTGTCGTGGTCCTCAGGCACCCTCTG ATCAACCCCGTGGCCTTTGGGGCCCTCCTGCAGTACCTGTACACAG GCTGCCTGGACGTCGGTGTGGAGCATGTCGGCGACTGTGAGCGTCTGGCCAAGCAGTGCCAGCTGTGGGACCTGCTCGGCGACCTGGAGGCCAAGT GTAGACCCCCGGCTGCGGGAGGACCTGGCCCTGCTGGCCGACTGTGCCCTGCCCCCCGAGCTCCGG TTGTCTTGTATCTAAGTCAACGCGGGGCAGCGGTCGTCCTCCAGGATGAGCTAGAACGGGCTCTTGGCCGGGGCCGGCTGCTCTCCCGTCTCCTGCCTGCTCTGGTGGCACCTGCTCTGCTGTCCCCCGCCAGGGTGATCTTGGCGAGCTGCCCTTCCCTTGCGACGGCTTCAGCAGCTGTCCTGATGTCTGCTTCCGAGTGGACGGTTACAGCTTCCTCTGTCATAAG CGATTACTTCCGGGCCCTGTTGGATGACCACTTCCGTGAGAACGAGGAGCTGGAGGCGTCAGGCGGCCTCCTGGCCATCACCCTGCACGAGGTCTCGCCCGCCGTCTTCACCCATGTGCTGTACTACGTCTACAGTGACCACACCGAG ctgcctcccgaGTTGGCCTACGACGTGCTGAGTGTGGCTGACATGTACCTGTTGCCAGGCCTGAAGCAGCTGTGTGGCCGTGGCCTGGCCCAGCTGCTGGACGAGGACAGCGTGGTGGGCGTGTGGCGCGTGGCCAAGCTGTTTGGCCTGGCGCGCCTGGAGGACCAGTGCACGAAGTACATGGCCAAGGTCATCGAGAAG CTGCTGGAGCGGGAGGACTTCGTGGAGGCGGTGAAGGAGGAGGCCGCGGCCGTGACGGCCCGGCAGGAGACGGACTCCATCCCGCTGGTGGACGACATCCGCTTCCACTTGGGCAGCACCGCGCAGACGTGCAGCGCCATGGAGCAGGCAGAGCGGCAGCTGCGGGCGCTGGAGGACCTGCTGGCGTCTGTCGGCCTGGACTGCTGA
- the ABTB1 gene encoding ankyrin repeat and BTB/POZ domain-containing protein 1 isoform X9, whose translation MDTCDLFSSCRKGDVGRVRYLLEQRDVEVNVRDKWDSTPLYYACLCGHEELVLYLLANGARCEANTFDGERCLYGAQSEAIRRALRDYKQVTASYRRRDYYYSCLLRLLEQGIHSDVVFLVHGKSFRAHRCILGARSTYFAHMLDTKWKGKSVVVLRHPLINPVAFGALLQYLYTALHPYPGCLDVGVEHVGDCERLAKQCQLWDLLGDLEAKCECRPPAAGGPGPAGRLCPAPRAPVVLYLSQRGAAVVLQDELERALGRGRLLSRLLPALVAPALLSPARVILASCPSLATASAAVLMSASEWTVTASSVIRPSSVAAAITSGPCWMTTSVRTRSWRRQAASWPSPCTRSRPPSSPMCCTTSTVTTPSCLPSWPTTC comes from the exons ATGGATACCTGCGACCTGTTCTCCAGCTGCAGGAAGGGGGACGTGGGCCGAGTGCG GTACCTGCTGGAGCAGCGAGACGTGGAGGTGAATGTGCGGGACAAGTGGGACAGCACCCCCTT GTACTATGCCTGCCTCTGTGGACACGAAGAGCTGGTGCTCTACCTGCTAGCCAACG GAGCCCGCTGCGAGGCCAACACCTTCGATGGGGAGCGCTGTCTCTACGGGGCCCAGAGCGAGGCCATCCGCCGGGCCCTGCGTGACTACAAGCAGGTGACGGCCTCCTACCGGCGGCGGGACTACTACTATAGCTGCCTGCTGCG CCTCCTGGAGCAGGGCATCCACAGCGACGTGGTCTTCTTAGTGCACGGCAAGTCCTTCCGGGCACATCGCTGCATCCTGGGTGCTCGCAGCACCTACTTCGCACACATGCTCGACACCAAATGGAAGGGCAAGAGTGTCGTGGTCCTCAGGCACCCTCTG ATCAACCCCGTGGCCTTTGGGGCCCTCCTGCAGTACCTGTACACAG ccctgcacccaTACCCAGGCTGCCTGGACGTCGGTGTGGAGCATGTCGGCGACTGTGAGCGTCTGGCCAAGCAGTGCCAGCTGTGGGACCTGCTCGGCGACCTGGAGGCCAAGTGTGAGT GTAGACCCCCGGCTGCGGGAGGACCTGGCCCTGCTGGCCGACTGTGCCCTGCCCCCCGAGCTCCGG TTGTCTTGTATCTAAGTCAACGCGGGGCAGCGGTCGTCCTCCAGGATGAGCTAGAACGGGCTCTTGGCCGGGGCCGGCTGCTCTCCCGTCTCCTGCCTGCTCTGGTGGCACCTGCTCTGCTGTCCCCCGCCAGGGTGATCTTGGCGAGCTGCCCTTCCCTTGCGACGGCTTCAGCAGCTGTCCTGATGTCTGCTTCCGAGTGGACGGTTACAGCTTCCTCTGTCATAAG GCCTTCTTCTGTGGCCGCAGCGATTACTTCCGGGCCCTGTTGGATGACCACTTCCGTGAGAACGAGGAGCTGGAGGCGTCAGGCGGCCTCCTGGCCATCACCCTGCACGAGGTCTCGCCCGCCGTCTTCACCCATGTGCTGTACTACGTCTACAGTGACCACACCGAG ctgcctcccgaGTTGGCCTACGACGTGCTGA
- the ABTB1 gene encoding ankyrin repeat and BTB/POZ domain-containing protein 1 isoform X1, translated as MDTCDLFSSCRKGDVGRVRYLLEQRDVEVNVRDKWDSTPLYYACLCGHEELVLYLLANGARCEANTFDGERCLYGAQSEAIRRALRDYKQVTASYRRRDYYYSCLLRLLEQGIHSDVVFLVHGKSFRAHRCILGARSTYFAHMLDTKWKGKSVVVLRHPLINPVAFGALLQYLYTALHPYPGCLDVGVEHVGDCERLAKQCQLWDLLGDLEAKCECRPPAAGGPGPAGRLCPAPRAPVVLYLSQRGAAVVLQDELERALGRGRLLSRLLPALVAPALLSPARVILASCPSLATASAAVLMSASEWTVTASSVISDYFRALLDDHFRENEELEASGGLLAITLHEVSPAVFTHVLYYVYSDHTELPPELAYDVLSVADMYLLPGLKQLCGRGLAQLLDEDSVVGVWRVAKLFGLARLEDQCTKYMAKVIEKLLEREDFVEAVKEEAAAVTARQETDSIPLVDDIRFHLGSTAQTCSAMEQAERQLRALEDLLASVGLDC; from the exons ATGGATACCTGCGACCTGTTCTCCAGCTGCAGGAAGGGGGACGTGGGCCGAGTGCG GTACCTGCTGGAGCAGCGAGACGTGGAGGTGAATGTGCGGGACAAGTGGGACAGCACCCCCTT GTACTATGCCTGCCTCTGTGGACACGAAGAGCTGGTGCTCTACCTGCTAGCCAACG GAGCCCGCTGCGAGGCCAACACCTTCGATGGGGAGCGCTGTCTCTACGGGGCCCAGAGCGAGGCCATCCGCCGGGCCCTGCGTGACTACAAGCAGGTGACGGCCTCCTACCGGCGGCGGGACTACTACTATAGCTGCCTGCTGCG CCTCCTGGAGCAGGGCATCCACAGCGACGTGGTCTTCTTAGTGCACGGCAAGTCCTTCCGGGCACATCGCTGCATCCTGGGTGCTCGCAGCACCTACTTCGCACACATGCTCGACACCAAATGGAAGGGCAAGAGTGTCGTGGTCCTCAGGCACCCTCTG ATCAACCCCGTGGCCTTTGGGGCCCTCCTGCAGTACCTGTACACAG ccctgcacccaTACCCAGGCTGCCTGGACGTCGGTGTGGAGCATGTCGGCGACTGTGAGCGTCTGGCCAAGCAGTGCCAGCTGTGGGACCTGCTCGGCGACCTGGAGGCCAAGTGTGAGT GTAGACCCCCGGCTGCGGGAGGACCTGGCCCTGCTGGCCGACTGTGCCCTGCCCCCCGAGCTCCGG TTGTCTTGTATCTAAGTCAACGCGGGGCAGCGGTCGTCCTCCAGGATGAGCTAGAACGGGCTCTTGGCCGGGGCCGGCTGCTCTCCCGTCTCCTGCCTGCTCTGGTGGCACCTGCTCTGCTGTCCCCCGCCAGGGTGATCTTGGCGAGCTGCCCTTCCCTTGCGACGGCTTCAGCAGCTGTCCTGATGTCTGCTTCCGAGTGGACGGTTACAGCTTCCTCTGTCATAAG CGATTACTTCCGGGCCCTGTTGGATGACCACTTCCGTGAGAACGAGGAGCTGGAGGCGTCAGGCGGCCTCCTGGCCATCACCCTGCACGAGGTCTCGCCCGCCGTCTTCACCCATGTGCTGTACTACGTCTACAGTGACCACACCGAG ctgcctcccgaGTTGGCCTACGACGTGCTGAGTGTGGCTGACATGTACCTGTTGCCAGGCCTGAAGCAGCTGTGTGGCCGTGGCCTGGCCCAGCTGCTGGACGAGGACAGCGTGGTGGGCGTGTGGCGCGTGGCCAAGCTGTTTGGCCTGGCGCGCCTGGAGGACCAGTGCACGAAGTACATGGCCAAGGTCATCGAGAAG CTGCTGGAGCGGGAGGACTTCGTGGAGGCGGTGAAGGAGGAGGCCGCGGCCGTGACGGCCCGGCAGGAGACGGACTCCATCCCGCTGGTGGACGACATCCGCTTCCACTTGGGCAGCACCGCGCAGACGTGCAGCGCCATGGAGCAGGCAGAGCGGCAGCTGCGGGCGCTGGAGGACCTGCTGGCGTCTGTCGGCCTGGACTGCTGA
- the ABTB1 gene encoding ankyrin repeat and BTB/POZ domain-containing protein 1 isoform X7 → MDTCDLFSSCRKGDVGRVRYLLEQRDVEVNVRDKWDSTPLYYACLCGHEELVLYLLANGARCEANTFDGERCLYGAQSEAIRRALRDYKQVTASYRRRDYYYSCLLRLLEQGIHSDVVFLVHGKSFRAHRCILGARSTYFAHMLDTKWKGKSVVVLRHPLINPVAFGALLQYLYTGCLDVGVEHVGDCERLAKQCQLWDLLGDLEAKCELASKPGTCVKVLTIEPPQVDPRLREDLALLADCALPPELRGDLGELPFPCDGFSSCPDVCFRVDGYSFLCHKAFFCGRSDYFRALLDDHFRENEELEASGGLLAITLHEVSPAVFTHVLYYVYSDHTELPPELAYDVLSVADMYLLPGLKQLCGRGLAQLLDEDSVVGVWRVAKLFGLARLEDQCTKYMAKVIEKLLEREDFVEAVKEEAAAVTARQETDSIPLVDDIRFHLGSTAQTCSAMEQAERQLRALEDLLASVGLDC, encoded by the exons ATGGATACCTGCGACCTGTTCTCCAGCTGCAGGAAGGGGGACGTGGGCCGAGTGCG GTACCTGCTGGAGCAGCGAGACGTGGAGGTGAATGTGCGGGACAAGTGGGACAGCACCCCCTT GTACTATGCCTGCCTCTGTGGACACGAAGAGCTGGTGCTCTACCTGCTAGCCAACG GAGCCCGCTGCGAGGCCAACACCTTCGATGGGGAGCGCTGTCTCTACGGGGCCCAGAGCGAGGCCATCCGCCGGGCCCTGCGTGACTACAAGCAGGTGACGGCCTCCTACCGGCGGCGGGACTACTACTATAGCTGCCTGCTGCG CCTCCTGGAGCAGGGCATCCACAGCGACGTGGTCTTCTTAGTGCACGGCAAGTCCTTCCGGGCACATCGCTGCATCCTGGGTGCTCGCAGCACCTACTTCGCACACATGCTCGACACCAAATGGAAGGGCAAGAGTGTCGTGGTCCTCAGGCACCCTCTG ATCAACCCCGTGGCCTTTGGGGCCCTCCTGCAGTACCTGTACACAG GCTGCCTGGACGTCGGTGTGGAGCATGTCGGCGACTGTGAGCGTCTGGCCAAGCAGTGCCAGCTGTGGGACCTGCTCGGCGACCTGGAGGCCAAGTGTGAGT TGGCTTCCAAGCCAGGCACGTGTGTGAAGGTGCTGACCATTGAGCCCCCCCAGGTAGACCCCCGGCTGCGGGAGGACCTGGCCCTGCTGGCCGACTGTGCCCTGCCCCCCGAGCTCCGG GGTGATCTTGGCGAGCTGCCCTTCCCTTGCGACGGCTTCAGCAGCTGTCCTGATGTCTGCTTCCGAGTGGACGGTTACAGCTTCCTCTGTCATAAG GCCTTCTTCTGTGGCCGCAGCGATTACTTCCGGGCCCTGTTGGATGACCACTTCCGTGAGAACGAGGAGCTGGAGGCGTCAGGCGGCCTCCTGGCCATCACCCTGCACGAGGTCTCGCCCGCCGTCTTCACCCATGTGCTGTACTACGTCTACAGTGACCACACCGAG ctgcctcccgaGTTGGCCTACGACGTGCTGAGTGTGGCTGACATGTACCTGTTGCCAGGCCTGAAGCAGCTGTGTGGCCGTGGCCTGGCCCAGCTGCTGGACGAGGACAGCGTGGTGGGCGTGTGGCGCGTGGCCAAGCTGTTTGGCCTGGCGCGCCTGGAGGACCAGTGCACGAAGTACATGGCCAAGGTCATCGAGAAG CTGCTGGAGCGGGAGGACTTCGTGGAGGCGGTGAAGGAGGAGGCCGCGGCCGTGACGGCCCGGCAGGAGACGGACTCCATCCCGCTGGTGGACGACATCCGCTTCCACTTGGGCAGCACCGCGCAGACGTGCAGCGCCATGGAGCAGGCAGAGCGGCAGCTGCGGGCGCTGGAGGACCTGCTGGCGTCTGTCGGCCTGGACTGCTGA
- the ABTB1 gene encoding ankyrin repeat and BTB/POZ domain-containing protein 1 isoform X3, whose amino-acid sequence MDTCDLFSSCRKGDVGRVRYLLEQRDVEVNVRDKWDSTPLYYACLCGHEELVLYLLANGARCEANTFDGERCLYGAQSEAIRRALRDYKQVTASYRRRDYYYSCLLRLLEQGIHSDVVFLVHGKSFRAHRCILGARSTYFAHMLDTKWKGKSVVVLRHPLINPVAFGALLQYLYTGCLDVGVEHVGDCERLAKQCQLWDLLGDLEAKCECRPPAAGGPGPAGRLCPAPRAPVVLYLSQRGAAVVLQDELERALGRGRLLSRLLPALVAPALLSPARVILASCPSLATASAAVLMSASEWTVTASSVISDYFRALLDDHFRENEELEASGGLLAITLHEVSPAVFTHVLYYVYSDHTELPPELAYDVLSVADMYLLPGLKQLCGRGLAQLLDEDSVVGVWRVAKLFGLARLEDQCTKYMAKVIEKLLEREDFVEAVKEEAAAVTARQETDSIPLVDDIRFHLGSTAQTCSAMEQAERQLRALEDLLASVGLDC is encoded by the exons ATGGATACCTGCGACCTGTTCTCCAGCTGCAGGAAGGGGGACGTGGGCCGAGTGCG GTACCTGCTGGAGCAGCGAGACGTGGAGGTGAATGTGCGGGACAAGTGGGACAGCACCCCCTT GTACTATGCCTGCCTCTGTGGACACGAAGAGCTGGTGCTCTACCTGCTAGCCAACG GAGCCCGCTGCGAGGCCAACACCTTCGATGGGGAGCGCTGTCTCTACGGGGCCCAGAGCGAGGCCATCCGCCGGGCCCTGCGTGACTACAAGCAGGTGACGGCCTCCTACCGGCGGCGGGACTACTACTATAGCTGCCTGCTGCG CCTCCTGGAGCAGGGCATCCACAGCGACGTGGTCTTCTTAGTGCACGGCAAGTCCTTCCGGGCACATCGCTGCATCCTGGGTGCTCGCAGCACCTACTTCGCACACATGCTCGACACCAAATGGAAGGGCAAGAGTGTCGTGGTCCTCAGGCACCCTCTG ATCAACCCCGTGGCCTTTGGGGCCCTCCTGCAGTACCTGTACACAG GCTGCCTGGACGTCGGTGTGGAGCATGTCGGCGACTGTGAGCGTCTGGCCAAGCAGTGCCAGCTGTGGGACCTGCTCGGCGACCTGGAGGCCAAGTGTGAGT GTAGACCCCCGGCTGCGGGAGGACCTGGCCCTGCTGGCCGACTGTGCCCTGCCCCCCGAGCTCCGG TTGTCTTGTATCTAAGTCAACGCGGGGCAGCGGTCGTCCTCCAGGATGAGCTAGAACGGGCTCTTGGCCGGGGCCGGCTGCTCTCCCGTCTCCTGCCTGCTCTGGTGGCACCTGCTCTGCTGTCCCCCGCCAGGGTGATCTTGGCGAGCTGCCCTTCCCTTGCGACGGCTTCAGCAGCTGTCCTGATGTCTGCTTCCGAGTGGACGGTTACAGCTTCCTCTGTCATAAG CGATTACTTCCGGGCCCTGTTGGATGACCACTTCCGTGAGAACGAGGAGCTGGAGGCGTCAGGCGGCCTCCTGGCCATCACCCTGCACGAGGTCTCGCCCGCCGTCTTCACCCATGTGCTGTACTACGTCTACAGTGACCACACCGAG ctgcctcccgaGTTGGCCTACGACGTGCTGAGTGTGGCTGACATGTACCTGTTGCCAGGCCTGAAGCAGCTGTGTGGCCGTGGCCTGGCCCAGCTGCTGGACGAGGACAGCGTGGTGGGCGTGTGGCGCGTGGCCAAGCTGTTTGGCCTGGCGCGCCTGGAGGACCAGTGCACGAAGTACATGGCCAAGGTCATCGAGAAG CTGCTGGAGCGGGAGGACTTCGTGGAGGCGGTGAAGGAGGAGGCCGCGGCCGTGACGGCCCGGCAGGAGACGGACTCCATCCCGCTGGTGGACGACATCCGCTTCCACTTGGGCAGCACCGCGCAGACGTGCAGCGCCATGGAGCAGGCAGAGCGGCAGCTGCGGGCGCTGGAGGACCTGCTGGCGTCTGTCGGCCTGGACTGCTGA
- the ABTB1 gene encoding ankyrin repeat and BTB/POZ domain-containing protein 1 isoform X2, with translation MDTCDLFSSCRKGDVGRVRYLLEQRDVEVNVRDKWDSTPLYYACLCGHEELVLYLLANGARCEANTFDGERCLYGAQSEAIRRALRDYKQVTASYRRRDYYYSCLLRLLEQGIHSDVVFLVHGKSFRAHRCILGARSTYFAHMLDTKWKGKSVVVLRHPLINPVAFGALLQYLYTALHPYPGCLDVGVEHVGDCERLAKQCQLWDLLGDLEAKCRPPAAGGPGPAGRLCPAPRAPVVLYLSQRGAAVVLQDELERALGRGRLLSRLLPALVAPALLSPARVILASCPSLATASAAVLMSASEWTVTASSVISDYFRALLDDHFRENEELEASGGLLAITLHEVSPAVFTHVLYYVYSDHTELPPELAYDVLSVADMYLLPGLKQLCGRGLAQLLDEDSVVGVWRVAKLFGLARLEDQCTKYMAKVIEKLLEREDFVEAVKEEAAAVTARQETDSIPLVDDIRFHLGSTAQTCSAMEQAERQLRALEDLLASVGLDC, from the exons ATGGATACCTGCGACCTGTTCTCCAGCTGCAGGAAGGGGGACGTGGGCCGAGTGCG GTACCTGCTGGAGCAGCGAGACGTGGAGGTGAATGTGCGGGACAAGTGGGACAGCACCCCCTT GTACTATGCCTGCCTCTGTGGACACGAAGAGCTGGTGCTCTACCTGCTAGCCAACG GAGCCCGCTGCGAGGCCAACACCTTCGATGGGGAGCGCTGTCTCTACGGGGCCCAGAGCGAGGCCATCCGCCGGGCCCTGCGTGACTACAAGCAGGTGACGGCCTCCTACCGGCGGCGGGACTACTACTATAGCTGCCTGCTGCG CCTCCTGGAGCAGGGCATCCACAGCGACGTGGTCTTCTTAGTGCACGGCAAGTCCTTCCGGGCACATCGCTGCATCCTGGGTGCTCGCAGCACCTACTTCGCACACATGCTCGACACCAAATGGAAGGGCAAGAGTGTCGTGGTCCTCAGGCACCCTCTG ATCAACCCCGTGGCCTTTGGGGCCCTCCTGCAGTACCTGTACACAG ccctgcacccaTACCCAGGCTGCCTGGACGTCGGTGTGGAGCATGTCGGCGACTGTGAGCGTCTGGCCAAGCAGTGCCAGCTGTGGGACCTGCTCGGCGACCTGGAGGCCAAGT GTAGACCCCCGGCTGCGGGAGGACCTGGCCCTGCTGGCCGACTGTGCCCTGCCCCCCGAGCTCCGG TTGTCTTGTATCTAAGTCAACGCGGGGCAGCGGTCGTCCTCCAGGATGAGCTAGAACGGGCTCTTGGCCGGGGCCGGCTGCTCTCCCGTCTCCTGCCTGCTCTGGTGGCACCTGCTCTGCTGTCCCCCGCCAGGGTGATCTTGGCGAGCTGCCCTTCCCTTGCGACGGCTTCAGCAGCTGTCCTGATGTCTGCTTCCGAGTGGACGGTTACAGCTTCCTCTGTCATAAG CGATTACTTCCGGGCCCTGTTGGATGACCACTTCCGTGAGAACGAGGAGCTGGAGGCGTCAGGCGGCCTCCTGGCCATCACCCTGCACGAGGTCTCGCCCGCCGTCTTCACCCATGTGCTGTACTACGTCTACAGTGACCACACCGAG ctgcctcccgaGTTGGCCTACGACGTGCTGAGTGTGGCTGACATGTACCTGTTGCCAGGCCTGAAGCAGCTGTGTGGCCGTGGCCTGGCCCAGCTGCTGGACGAGGACAGCGTGGTGGGCGTGTGGCGCGTGGCCAAGCTGTTTGGCCTGGCGCGCCTGGAGGACCAGTGCACGAAGTACATGGCCAAGGTCATCGAGAAG CTGCTGGAGCGGGAGGACTTCGTGGAGGCGGTGAAGGAGGAGGCCGCGGCCGTGACGGCCCGGCAGGAGACGGACTCCATCCCGCTGGTGGACGACATCCGCTTCCACTTGGGCAGCACCGCGCAGACGTGCAGCGCCATGGAGCAGGCAGAGCGGCAGCTGCGGGCGCTGGAGGACCTGCTGGCGTCTGTCGGCCTGGACTGCTGA